Proteins found in one candidate division TA06 bacterium genomic segment:
- a CDS encoding purine-binding chemotaxis protein CheW: MNSTTVAKDNTTLNAAIKEARLDSRAGKYLTFFLENEEYGVEILKVQEIIGRMPITPVPRTPSYIRGVINLRGKIHPLMDLKVKFGMERTEITDETCIIVIKTSTIMMGILVDRVSEVANIAAGEIEDTPSFGAGIDTEYLLGVGKTGGKVRLLLDIEKVITAKDIIQLKKAAGSAESQNAETETETKTEQKNEKTK, encoded by the coding sequence ATGAACAGCACAACAGTTGCCAAGGACAACACAACCCTGAATGCCGCAATTAAGGAGGCCAGGTTAGACAGCCGGGCAGGAAAGTATCTGACCTTCTTTTTAGAGAACGAGGAGTACGGAGTTGAAATCCTAAAAGTTCAGGAGATCATCGGCCGGATGCCGATCACCCCGGTGCCTCGGACGCCCAGCTACATCCGGGGGGTCATCAACCTGCGGGGTAAGATCCACCCGCTGATGGACCTCAAGGTCAAGTTCGGAATGGAGCGGACGGAGATCACCGACGAAACCTGTATCATCGTCATCAAGACCAGCACCATCATGATGGGCATCCTGGTGGACCGTGTGTCCGAGGTGGCCAACATCGCCGCCGGAGAGATCGAGGACACGCCATCCTTTGGAGCTGGTATAGACACCGAGTATCTTTTGGGGGTGGGCAAGACCGGAGGTAAGGTGCGCCTGCTGCTGGACATCGAGAAGGTAATCACCGCCAAGGACATCATTCAGCTGAAGAAGGCGGCTGGAAGCGCGGAGAGCCAGAATGCCGAGACTGAGACCGAGACCAAGACGGAACAGAAAAACGAAAAAACGAAATAA
- a CDS encoding chemotaxis protein CheX: protein MKTRVENALKEAGLKTFEGICFMYPVPELKEIQEMLPLEAAAEVKYRGDFSGRMMIETRGGLFQAIAVNMLSSQDPTGEQKMDALGEVANIICGNVIPALGGISQGYRIEAPRCIPLNEVQNNLLGEPLVSMVFNLNQGRADLKFYVDGYYPAPEKNT, encoded by the coding sequence ATGAAGACCAGAGTTGAAAACGCGCTCAAAGAAGCGGGGCTTAAGACCTTCGAAGGAATTTGCTTCATGTACCCGGTGCCCGAGTTAAAGGAGATCCAGGAAATGCTTCCCCTGGAGGCCGCCGCCGAGGTGAAATACCGGGGAGATTTTTCCGGACGGATGATGATCGAGACACGGGGCGGCCTGTTCCAGGCCATCGCGGTCAACATGCTTTCCAGCCAGGACCCGACCGGGGAGCAAAAGATGGACGCCCTGGGGGAGGTAGCCAACATCATCTGCGGGAATGTGATCCCGGCCCTGGGGGGTATCAGCCAGGGATACAGGATAGAAGCTCCGAGATGTATACCGTTGAACGAAGTTCAAAATAATCTTTTAGGAGAACCCCTGGTGTCAATGGTATTTAATTTGAACCAGGGCCGGGCCGATCTGAAATTTTATGTGGACGGGTATTATCCCGCCCCGGAGAAAAATACTTGA
- a CDS encoding sigma-54-dependent Fis family transcriptional regulator: protein MKPVILLIDDEEAIQFAFTKYLGKSGYEVITASTLAQARIALTQRNYDIILLDLSLPDGNGLEMIGEIRQSQADVALVVITGKGDVPLAVKAMQLGADNFMTKPTDMDELEVYLRKSMELKGLRRQDTARKLMDKKQEPFFGKGAAMKKVLEFSSVAAGKDCALILHGETGTGKGVLARWIHDHSVRSAQAFVEVNCSALKGDLLNSELFGHAKGAFTSAHQDRPGLFEVADGGTLFLDEIGDMELAAQAQFLKVIEEKQYRRLGEVKLRHSDFRLICATNRDLLEETKQGRFRLDLYYRINVFPIYIPALRERTEDLEMLVKYLLFTLNYHQQEIPPGVIKLLRAYNWPGNIRELKNILERGLLLAQGNKLEPGHFTGLEQAMENTDDAKSGSKTIGGAEGLHIKNILAQFNNDTVGAAKALGISRPTLYRKIKKYKLTI, encoded by the coding sequence GTGAAGCCGGTAATACTGTTGATCGACGACGAGGAAGCGATCCAATTCGCCTTTACCAAATATCTGGGCAAGTCCGGCTACGAGGTCATCACGGCTTCCACCCTGGCCCAGGCCCGGATCGCCCTGACCCAGAGGAATTACGACATCATCCTACTGGACCTCTCCCTGCCGGACGGCAACGGGCTGGAGATGATCGGCGAGATCCGCCAGAGCCAGGCCGACGTAGCCCTGGTTGTGATAACCGGAAAAGGCGATGTGCCGCTGGCGGTAAAAGCCATGCAGCTGGGAGCCGATAATTTCATGACCAAGCCCACCGACATGGACGAACTTGAGGTGTATCTGAGGAAAAGCATGGAGCTGAAGGGCCTGCGCCGCCAGGATACCGCCCGGAAGCTGATGGATAAAAAACAGGAGCCCTTTTTCGGCAAGGGGGCGGCCATGAAAAAAGTGCTGGAGTTCTCTAGCGTGGCGGCCGGCAAGGACTGCGCCCTGATCCTGCACGGGGAAACCGGCACCGGCAAGGGGGTGCTGGCCCGCTGGATCCACGACCACAGCGTTCGCAGCGCCCAGGCCTTTGTGGAGGTGAACTGCTCGGCCTTAAAAGGCGATCTTTTGAACAGCGAGCTGTTCGGCCACGCCAAGGGAGCCTTTACCTCGGCACACCAGGACCGGCCCGGTCTTTTTGAGGTGGCCGACGGCGGCACGTTGTTCCTGGACGAGATTGGGGATATGGAGCTGGCGGCCCAGGCCCAGTTCCTGAAGGTTATAGAAGAAAAGCAATACCGGCGGCTGGGGGAGGTCAAACTGCGCCACAGCGATTTCCGGCTTATCTGCGCCACCAACCGGGACCTTTTGGAGGAGACCAAGCAGGGCCGTTTCCGGCTGGATCTGTATTACCGGATCAATGTTTTCCCCATCTATATTCCGGCTTTAAGGGAAAGGACCGAGGATCTGGAGATGCTGGTAAAATACCTGCTTTTCACATTAAATTATCATCAGCAGGAGATACCGCCCGGGGTGATAAAACTGCTGAGAGCCTATAACTGGCCGGGCAATATCCGGGAACTGAAAAATATCCTGGAACGGGGGCTTTTGCTGGCTCAGGGAAATAAGCTGGAGCCCGGGCATTTTACCGGGCTGGAACAGGCCATGGAAAACACAGACGATGCGAAGTCCGGCAGTAAAACCATCGGAGGGGCCGAGGGCTTGCATATAAAAAATATCCTGGCTCAATTCAACAATGACACCGTGGGGGCGGCCAAAGCGTTGGGCATTTCCCGGCCAACCTTGTACCGTAAAATAAAAAAATATAAATTGACTATCTAA
- a CDS encoding HAMP domain-containing protein — protein sequence MLNNIKLGTKLIASFIIMAIISAILGIITLISYGDVSEQFTLLRKDIVPGALFMVQTRSGLNSLMAETGQVIIDKDFSHKKEMAQTAATLIQDAKSHTEHEKHIGTAEGDDAQKVEDGILGVIDLSEQTVKAVETGKTQEEIDVFYDQMFADMQELDERVTNHLATHMGEVDLVEKMVSQTISSGITIIWVTLVIALLLGIFLAAILTRNISKPIQEGVMMMEEIGKGHLSQRLKMDRKDEIGLLARAMDAFADDLQTKVVGTIQKMANSDLSMEIVPKDALDEISPAMKKTIESFRTVVTEVQILTKATMEGRLNVRGNVDKLQGVYRDVVQGFNSSLDAVTGPLNELAAIMEKIAARDLSARVKGDYKGDFDSFKTAVNTAVENLDKAMQQVAIGAEQVASASVQVSTGGQALSQGTSEQASSLEEVSSSLQEMSSMIRKNTANAKEAKGVADQTRESSDKGVESMSKLSGAINKIKASSDSTAKIVKTIDEIAFQTNLLALNAAVEAARAGDAGKGFAVVAEEVRNLAMRSAEAAKNTANLIEDAVKNSENGVVINAEVLKNFQEIIERANKVSQVVAEIAAASEQQDQGISQVNKAVEQMNQVTQQNAANAEESASAAEEMSSQSEEMRSMVQGFKLTGSSDFNQALKASSQSGHYLHNLVMGKKGGKAAAGIQPDPRKIIPLDEKDHNILKTF from the coding sequence ATGCTCAACAACATCAAATTGGGAACGAAATTGATAGCTTCGTTCATAATCATGGCTATCATATCGGCAATCTTGGGTATCATTACTCTCATCAGCTACGGCGATGTGAGTGAACAGTTTACCCTGTTGCGAAAAGATATCGTTCCCGGGGCACTTTTCATGGTGCAGACCCGGTCTGGATTGAATTCGCTGATGGCGGAAACCGGCCAGGTTATCATAGATAAAGATTTTAGCCACAAAAAGGAAATGGCCCAGACTGCCGCAACCCTTATCCAGGATGCCAAGTCCCATACAGAGCATGAGAAGCATATCGGAACTGCGGAAGGAGATGACGCCCAGAAGGTAGAGGATGGGATTCTTGGAGTCATTGACCTTTCCGAACAAACCGTGAAGGCGGTAGAAACGGGAAAAACACAGGAAGAAATCGATGTGTTCTACGATCAAATGTTTGCGGATATGCAAGAATTAGACGAACGCGTCACCAACCATTTGGCTACGCATATGGGAGAAGTGGATCTGGTTGAAAAGATGGTGTCCCAAACAATCAGCAGCGGGATAACCATAATCTGGGTTACCCTCGTGATAGCTTTGCTTTTGGGCATCTTCCTTGCGGCTATCCTGACCCGCAATATCTCCAAGCCCATTCAGGAAGGCGTGATGATGATGGAAGAGATAGGCAAGGGTCACCTGAGCCAGCGGCTGAAAATGGACCGCAAGGACGAGATCGGCCTCTTGGCAAGGGCCATGGATGCATTCGCCGACGACTTACAGACCAAGGTGGTGGGCACAATACAAAAAATGGCCAACAGCGATCTCAGCATGGAGATCGTGCCCAAGGACGCGCTGGACGAAATATCTCCAGCCATGAAAAAAACGATCGAATCCTTCCGCACCGTGGTGACCGAAGTACAGATCCTTACCAAGGCCACAATGGAAGGCCGTCTGAATGTCAGGGGCAATGTTGACAAACTGCAGGGCGTGTACCGGGATGTGGTGCAGGGTTTCAATTCATCGTTGGACGCGGTGACCGGTCCGCTGAACGAATTGGCCGCCATAATGGAAAAAATAGCCGCCAGAGACCTTTCGGCGCGGGTTAAAGGCGATTACAAGGGCGATTTTGATTCATTCAAGACCGCCGTCAACACAGCCGTGGAGAACCTCGACAAGGCCATGCAGCAAGTGGCCATCGGCGCTGAGCAGGTGGCATCGGCCTCGGTGCAGGTGAGCACCGGCGGGCAGGCCCTGTCGCAGGGAACATCCGAGCAGGCTTCATCGCTCGAGGAGGTATCCTCCAGCCTGCAGGAGATGTCGTCCATGATCCGAAAAAACACCGCCAATGCCAAGGAAGCCAAGGGGGTGGCCGATCAGACCAGGGAAAGTTCGGACAAAGGCGTGGAGAGCATGAGCAAGCTTTCCGGCGCAATCAATAAGATAAAGGCTTCTTCCGATTCCACCGCCAAGATAGTGAAGACCATTGACGAGATCGCCTTCCAGACCAATCTGCTGGCTTTGAACGCCGCAGTGGAAGCTGCCCGGGCCGGGGATGCCGGCAAGGGTTTCGCGGTGGTGGCCGAGGAGGTCCGCAATCTGGCCATGCGCAGCGCCGAAGCGGCCAAGAACACCGCCAACCTGATCGAGGACGCGGTAAAGAACTCGGAGAACGGGGTGGTCATCAATGCCGAGGTTCTCAAGAATTTCCAGGAGATCATCGAAAGGGCCAACAAGGTAAGCCAGGTGGTGGCAGAGATCGCCGCCGCCTCGGAACAGCAAGACCAGGGGATAAGCCAGGTGAACAAGGCGGTGGAGCAGATGAACCAGGTGACCCAGCAGAACGCCGCCAACGCCGAGGAGTCGGCCAGCGCCGCGGAGGAGATGTCATCCCAGTCCGAGGAGATGCGGAGCATGGTTCAGGGCTTTAAGCTGACCGGTTCCAGTGATTTCAACCAGGCCCTAAAGGCCAGCAGTCAGTCGGGTCACTATTTGCACAACCTGGTCATGGGTAAAAAGGGCGGCAAGGCCGCGGCCGGGATCCAGCCAGATCCCCGCAAGATAATTCCCCTGGACGAAAAGGATCACAACATACTCAAGACCTTCTGA
- a CDS encoding response regulator, protein MSQRILIVDDETAILLAFKKLLQTKDIAVDAAETMGEAENFLCKNFYDAAIVDLRLTGVTGEEGLEIIKYIKEFSAQTHVILVTGYGSPKVMEKAQALGAAFYFEKPVSGETLRNALKSLGVE, encoded by the coding sequence ATGAGTCAAAGAATATTGATCGTCGATGACGAAACAGCAATCTTACTGGCGTTTAAAAAATTATTGCAAACCAAGGACATTGCCGTGGATGCGGCCGAGACCATGGGTGAGGCCGAAAATTTCCTATGTAAGAATTTTTATGATGCAGCCATTGTGGATCTTCGTCTGACCGGTGTTACCGGGGAAGAGGGTCTGGAGATAATAAAATACATCAAGGAATTCAGCGCCCAGACCCATGTCATTCTGGTAACCGGATACGGCAGCCCCAAGGTGATGGAAAAAGCCCAGGCCTTGGGCGCGGCCTTTTACTTTGAAAAGCCGGTATCCGGTGAGACCCTGAGGAATGCCCTTAAAAGCCTGGGAGTGGAATAA
- a CDS encoding chemotaxis protein CheD: protein MIHTVGVAGMMVSRQSSDILITHALGSCLGITVYDFKQNIGGLLHPMLPDSGIDKAKVEANPFMFVDSGLRLLLDKFYQAGSEKRNLIIRAAGGSSSKTNEEDDFFQIGRRNFVSLRKFLWDEGLMLKAYDIGGYGSRTVTLEIGGGRMTIKINGNVKYI, encoded by the coding sequence ATGATCCATACGGTGGGGGTGGCCGGCATGATGGTGTCCCGGCAAAGCTCGGATATCCTGATAACTCATGCCTTAGGCAGCTGCCTGGGGATCACAGTATACGATTTCAAACAGAACATTGGAGGTTTATTGCATCCCATGCTGCCGGATTCCGGCATAGATAAAGCCAAGGTTGAGGCCAATCCCTTCATGTTCGTGGACAGCGGCCTGAGATTGCTGCTGGATAAGTTCTACCAGGCCGGATCGGAAAAAAGGAACTTGATAATCCGGGCGGCCGGAGGGTCCAGTTCCAAGACTAATGAAGAGGATGATTTTTTCCAGATCGGCCGCCGCAATTTCGTGAGTCTCAGAAAATTCCTGTGGGACGAGGGGCTGATGCTCAAAGCGTACGACATCGGCGGTTACGGCTCGCGGACGGTGACCCTGGAGATCGGCGGGGGCCGGATGACCATAAAAATAAACGGCAATGTCAAATATATATAA
- a CDS encoding chemotaxis response regulator protein-glutamate methylesterase, whose product MIKVLVVDDSALVRKILTEELTKHKDITVVGSAIDPYVARDKIVRLKPDVITLDLEMPRMDGLSFLSKLMRYHPLPVVVVSSLTPANSQNAIRALELGAVDVICKPGSSLSSPDISRQLANAIRAAAKARIAGPAPETAEAADRGRPYNFSLKTTHKVIAVGASTGGTIAIETLLRDLPSNIPGLVIVQHMPEHFTATFAQRLDSICMIEVKEAEDGDAVVPGRALIAPGGRHMVLERSGAFYQVRIKDGPMVHHQRPSVDVLFHTAAKQAGENAIGVILTGMGVDGAAGLLAMKERGAYTIAQDEASSVVYGMPGEAVKIGAACRELPLSGIGAKILEFLTGPELQPDNKAIS is encoded by the coding sequence TTGATTAAAGTGCTGGTGGTCGACGACTCGGCCCTGGTCCGCAAGATACTGACCGAGGAGTTGACCAAACATAAGGACATAACGGTGGTGGGCAGCGCCATTGACCCCTACGTGGCCCGCGACAAGATAGTGCGCCTTAAGCCGGACGTCATCACTCTGGACCTGGAAATGCCCAGGATGGACGGGCTGTCATTTTTATCCAAGCTGATGCGTTATCATCCCCTGCCGGTGGTAGTGGTCAGCTCGCTTACCCCGGCCAACAGCCAGAACGCCATCAGGGCTTTGGAACTGGGGGCGGTGGATGTTATCTGCAAGCCCGGCTCCAGCCTATCTTCGCCGGACATTTCGCGGCAATTGGCCAATGCCATCAGGGCTGCCGCCAAGGCCCGGATCGCCGGTCCAGCACCCGAGACCGCCGAAGCGGCCGACCGGGGCCGGCCATACAATTTTTCGCTTAAAACGACCCATAAGGTCATTGCCGTTGGAGCCTCAACCGGTGGTACCATTGCCATAGAAACTTTGCTGAGGGATCTTCCTTCCAACATTCCCGGGTTAGTGATTGTCCAGCATATGCCGGAGCATTTTACCGCCACTTTTGCCCAGAGGCTGGATTCGATCTGCATGATCGAGGTCAAGGAGGCCGAGGACGGCGATGCCGTAGTACCGGGGCGGGCCCTGATAGCACCGGGCGGCCGCCACATGGTGCTGGAGCGAAGCGGGGCCTTCTACCAGGTCAGGATCAAGGACGGGCCCATGGTCCACCACCAGCGCCCCAGCGTAGATGTGCTTTTCCATACGGCGGCCAAGCAGGCCGGCGAGAATGCCATCGGAGTCATCCTGACCGGCATGGGGGTGGACGGGGCGGCCGGTCTGCTGGCCATGAAGGAAAGGGGGGCTTACACCATAGCCCAGGACGAGGCCAGCTCGGTGGTATACGGCATGCCGGGCGAGGCGGTCAAAATTGGGGCTGCCTGCCGGGAACTGCCCCTGTCCGGGATCGGCGCTAAAATACTTGAGTTTCTGACCGGCCCG
- a CDS encoding response regulator, with protein MALNTLVVDDSSVMRTIIIKTLKLAGLSLGEVLEAGNGQEGLKLLEDNWVDLALVDIHMPVMDGEEMINRLRKNKEYHDLPVIIVSSESDSARIEMLQKKGATFMHKPFTPETLREAIIEATGVSHEDQS; from the coding sequence ATGGCTTTGAATACTCTGGTGGTCGATGACAGTTCGGTGATGCGCACGATCATCATCAAAACCCTGAAGCTGGCCGGGCTGTCTTTAGGGGAAGTGCTGGAAGCCGGCAACGGCCAGGAGGGCTTGAAGCTACTAGAGGACAACTGGGTGGACCTGGCTCTGGTGGACATCCACATGCCGGTGATGGACGGCGAGGAGATGATAAACCGGCTTAGGAAGAACAAGGAATACCACGACCTGCCGGTGATCATCGTCAGCTCCGAAAGCGACAGCGCCAGGATAGAGATGCTGCAGAAAAAAGGCGCCACCTTTATGCATAAACCATTCACTCCGGAAACATTAAGAGAAGCCATAATAGAAGCTACGGGGGTGAGCCATGAAGACCAGAGTTGA
- a CDS encoding chemotaxis protein CheA: protein MDLNKLAILLIGLGPENLEGLDDLKKEIRAAIAGTQGRQKKLLSDALDTAEAMSGHDPETCQIGLDRIDELLEQAMENPRPASKRARSKISETMPETTDRSGSFIMPQELDAELLSEFVAENLEYVSQAESALLEWEKNPGNQELLNTIFRAFHTIKGTASFVNLDQIKDMAHQVESMLAKVRDRQAEYSAKDADLALKALDVLKHILIRLKTAFPGQPVMLPDQYEPVMAALKSLENAGQTAPAAASPAVLAFQPGFKEWLAQNNETATEGQSWGSAKISDEQADSTIRLRTDRLDKLIDMVGELVIAHSMESQDPVVSQLENHDLAKKVAHTGKIVRELQELSMTMRMVPLKATFQRMARVVRDLAVKGGKAVRFVTEGDDTEIDRNMVDTISEPLLHMLRNAIDHGIEPAVLRRTAGKKESGMVRLRAYHSGSNVVIEVDDDGRGLDRQAILAKALEKGLASGGENLQESEVFALIFRPGFSTAEQVTEVSGRGVGMDVVKRGVESLKGRIEVRSEPGRGSTFSLQLPLTMAITDGMLVRVGSERFIIPTNAINITLRASHDNYFTTAGRGEMVNHHGEMVPLYRIHRIFRIEGAGEDPLKASLVLIGADRRKTAFMVDEILGQLQVVEKSLGRDLSSIPGIAAGAILGDGRVGLILDMPAMIKLAQEGSSLE from the coding sequence ATGGACCTTAATAAACTGGCCATATTGTTAATTGGACTTGGCCCTGAAAACCTGGAAGGGCTGGATGATCTCAAAAAGGAGATCAGGGCTGCCATAGCTGGAACGCAGGGCAGGCAAAAAAAACTGTTGAGCGATGCTCTGGATACCGCCGAGGCCATGTCCGGCCATGATCCCGAGACCTGCCAGATAGGTCTAGACAGGATCGATGAGCTGCTGGAACAGGCCATGGAAAATCCCCGGCCGGCATCCAAACGGGCCCGGAGCAAAATATCCGAAACGATGCCTGAAACCACCGACAGATCAGGGTCTTTCATCATGCCGCAGGAACTGGACGCGGAACTGCTGTCAGAGTTCGTGGCCGAAAACCTGGAATATGTGTCCCAAGCCGAATCGGCCCTGCTGGAATGGGAGAAAAACCCTGGCAATCAAGAACTTTTGAACACCATCTTCAGGGCTTTTCATACCATCAAGGGTACCGCTTCGTTTGTAAATCTCGACCAGATCAAAGACATGGCCCACCAGGTGGAATCGATGCTGGCCAAGGTGCGGGACAGACAGGCGGAATATTCGGCTAAAGATGCCGATCTGGCCCTGAAAGCGCTGGATGTCCTGAAACATATTTTAATCCGGCTGAAAACTGCCTTCCCCGGACAGCCGGTGATGCTGCCGGACCAGTATGAGCCGGTGATGGCCGCCCTGAAGTCCTTGGAAAATGCCGGCCAAACTGCGCCTGCCGCGGCCTCTCCTGCCGTCCTGGCCTTCCAACCCGGTTTTAAGGAATGGCTGGCGCAAAATAATGAGACTGCCACTGAAGGTCAGAGCTGGGGCAGCGCCAAGATCTCCGATGAGCAAGCAGACTCTACCATTCGTCTCCGTACCGATCGGCTTGACAAGTTGATAGATATGGTGGGCGAACTGGTGATTGCCCATTCCATGGAATCCCAGGATCCGGTGGTAAGCCAGTTGGAGAATCATGATCTGGCAAAGAAGGTGGCTCACACCGGCAAGATCGTACGCGAACTGCAGGAGTTGTCGATGACGATGCGGATGGTGCCGCTAAAGGCTACTTTCCAGAGGATGGCCCGGGTGGTCCGGGATCTGGCAGTCAAGGGCGGCAAGGCGGTACGCTTTGTCACCGAGGGGGACGACACCGAGATCGACCGCAACATGGTTGATACCATCAGCGAACCGCTGCTGCACATGCTGCGAAATGCCATCGACCACGGCATCGAGCCGGCGGTCCTGCGGCGGACGGCCGGCAAGAAGGAATCCGGTATGGTGCGGCTGAGGGCCTACCATTCCGGCAGCAACGTGGTGATCGAGGTGGATGACGACGGCCGGGGGCTTGATCGCCAGGCCATACTGGCCAAAGCTCTGGAGAAGGGCCTGGCATCTGGCGGTGAAAACCTGCAGGAAAGTGAGGTCTTTGCCCTGATCTTCCGTCCGGGATTTTCGACGGCGGAGCAGGTGACCGAGGTCTCGGGACGGGGAGTGGGCATGGACGTGGTCAAGCGCGGAGTGGAGTCGCTGAAGGGCCGGATCGAGGTCCGGTCCGAGCCGGGCCGGGGCAGTACCTTCAGCCTGCAGCTGCCGCTGACCATGGCCATAACCGACGGGATGCTGGTACGGGTGGGCAGCGAGCGGTTCATCATTCCTACCAATGCCATCAACATTACTCTGCGGGCCAGCCATGACAACTACTTTACAACGGCCGGCCGGGGCGAGATGGTGAACCATCATGGAGAAATGGTTCCATTGTACCGGATCCACCGCATTTTCAGGATCGAGGGGGCCGGGGAGGACCCGCTCAAGGCATCGCTGGTCCTGATCGGCGCCGATCGCCGCAAGACGGCGTTCATGGTGGACGAGATATTGGGACAACTTCAGGTGGTGGAGAAGAGTCTGGGAAGAGACCTGAGCAGTATCCCGGGTATTGCCGCCGGAGCTATCCTGGGAGATGGGCGGGTGGGGTTGATATTAGACATGCCAGCCATGATCAAGCTCGCACAGGAGGGTTCATCCTTGGAGTAA
- a CDS encoding protein-glutamate O-methyltransferase CheR, protein MTDAKNIDQDEAVDFYSLKLSKKQFRHISNTVYKVSGIDLHQGKEELVKARLLKRLRHLRLSNFEHYLKYLEQDQSGLEVQSMVDMLTTNKTHFFRESEHLDFLKHEIVPKLDREKVRIWSAGCSSGEEPYSIAITLMEALPDIEKTDVRILATDISERMIAKAREGLYEQETLKTLPPQLCHKYFRILPSSQSRRYQTIDRVQSLVSFAMLNLMEEWPMAGPFDVIFCRNVMIYFDKPTQERLVRRFWPLLKEGGYLMVGHSESLTFLSHEYRYVQPAVYQKIKGYAKNLKRPAMAVQEVAS, encoded by the coding sequence ATGACCGATGCCAAGAACATAGATCAAGATGAGGCAGTGGACTTTTACTCGCTAAAATTGTCTAAGAAACAGTTCCGCCATATCAGCAATACCGTTTACAAGGTGTCGGGGATAGACCTGCACCAGGGCAAGGAGGAGCTGGTAAAGGCCCGGCTGCTGAAGCGGCTGAGGCATCTGCGTCTGAGCAATTTCGAACACTATCTTAAATATCTGGAGCAGGACCAGAGCGGGCTGGAGGTCCAGTCCATGGTGGACATGCTGACCACCAACAAGACCCATTTTTTCAGGGAATCGGAGCATCTGGATTTTCTCAAGCACGAGATCGTCCCCAAGCTTGACCGGGAAAAGGTCAGGATATGGAGCGCCGGATGCTCCTCGGGCGAGGAGCCTTATTCCATAGCCATTACCCTGATGGAAGCCCTGCCTGACATAGAGAAGACGGACGTCAGGATTTTGGCCACGGACATCTCGGAACGGATGATCGCCAAAGCCAGGGAAGGCCTTTACGAGCAGGAAACCCTTAAAACCCTGCCTCCGCAGTTGTGCCACAAATATTTCCGTATTTTACCGTCCTCCCAGTCACGCCGGTACCAGACGATAGACCGGGTTCAGTCCCTGGTGTCATTTGCCATGCTTAATCTGATGGAGGAATGGCCTATGGCCGGGCCTTTCGATGTTATATTCTGCCGCAATGTGATGATCTACTTCGACAAGCCCACCCAGGAGCGTCTGGTGCGGAGGTTCTGGCCGCTGCTGAAGGAAGGGGGTTATCTGATGGTGGGGCATTCAGAGAGCCTGACCTTTCTGTCCCACGAATACCGCTATGTTCAGCCGGCGGTTTACCAGAAAATAAAGGGTTACGCCAAGAATCTCAAGCGGCCGGCCATGGCGGTCCAGGAGGTTGCATCATGA